One genomic window of Luteitalea pratensis includes the following:
- the udk gene encoding uridine kinase produces MNDARTAPVIIGIAGGSGSGKTTVVRRLTASLGDAKVSVLEHDRYYRDRSDLRLEERAALNYDHPDSLETDLLVQHVKTLRSGEPIQAPQYDFARHNRLDTFDTVQPRTAIIVEGILIFADAPLRALMDVKVFVDADDDTRFIRRLQRDITERGRTVQSVIDQYLGSVKPMHLEFVEPSKRYADIIVPRGGHNDVAIEMLLTLARGLVARG; encoded by the coding sequence ATGAACGACGCGCGCACGGCTCCGGTCATCATCGGGATCGCCGGAGGTTCCGGATCGGGCAAGACGACAGTCGTGCGCAGGCTGACGGCCTCCCTCGGCGACGCCAAGGTGTCGGTCCTCGAGCACGATCGCTACTACCGCGACCGCAGCGACCTCCGCCTCGAGGAACGCGCCGCGCTCAACTACGACCATCCCGACTCGCTCGAGACCGACCTGCTGGTGCAGCACGTCAAGACGCTCCGTTCCGGCGAGCCGATCCAGGCGCCGCAGTACGACTTCGCGCGCCACAACCGCCTCGACACCTTCGACACCGTCCAGCCGCGCACCGCGATCATCGTCGAGGGCATCCTGATCTTCGCCGACGCGCCGCTGCGCGCGTTGATGGACGTCAAGGTGTTCGTGGATGCCGACGACGACACGCGCTTCATCCGCCGGCTGCAACGCGACATCACCGAACGCGGACGCACCGTGCAGTCGGTGATCGATCAATACCTCGGCTCGGTGAAGCCGATGCACCTCGAGTTCGTGGAGCCGAGCAAGCGCTACGCCGACATCATCGTGCCGCGGGGCGGGCACAACGACGTCGCCATCGAGATGCTGCTGACACTGGCCCGCGGCCTGGTCGCACGGGGGTAG
- a CDS encoding radical SAM protein: MPHKPIKYVEKGLTYAAKGAWVVFDALNSINRNPGFVPKWSDKPLQKSWEKVKPPLGWPRETDSLCPTCVREARQEILDGKRDVSVLLNEKVGEIKATIIERDGKILMVKDCPIHGHFEDVMAMDPAFFKHLEDSYPGSDIRAHNDETLHNHGSSTIKYGRGAVLTIDLTNRCNMMCDPCFMDANQVGFVHELSWEDIKTLLDNAITIKPRRQMSVQFSGGEPTLSPYFLDAVRYAKKVGYNSVQAATNGIEFAKSPEFARAAAEAGLRYAYLQFDGIGNAANSHRLVGNLFDVKLRAIENLWANGVDIVPVTTIVNGVNNEQVGRIIKFALDNPRKISFLSFQPVSFTGRDEEVTDERRAAQRYTLSHLAHDVKNQVQIGEPTRDWFPISFMGTFTDWADLVKGPAQDWGNLACGCHPNCGIGMAVMVDKETKEAVPVTAFLHAGQLAKDLQRVNDAARGKRFSMYGLALALAKNYDPFKSPTHFRLIDLIKKFDKTFGATGKSYGRVDLQRTLEDVEKRRQDRWNFLFIAGMWFQDLFNYDFRRTERCIIPYATQQGEISFCAYNTGIGWRNIIEKMHMTATLTKWYEEHGRHEIFAGGKQVNLGTAQHTLVLDADAVAVGRQTDLDDAGVAKNAREEKLRARDELKKKAENDRMAALYRQHVLKEAAPEVASGLQIQGLKRSAPKPEPTVN, translated from the coding sequence ATGCCGCACAAGCCCATCAAGTACGTCGAGAAGGGGTTGACCTACGCCGCCAAGGGCGCGTGGGTGGTGTTCGACGCGCTGAACTCCATCAACCGGAACCCTGGCTTCGTGCCCAAGTGGTCGGATAAGCCCCTCCAGAAGTCGTGGGAGAAGGTGAAGCCGCCCCTTGGCTGGCCGCGCGAGACCGACTCGCTATGCCCGACCTGCGTGCGCGAGGCGCGCCAGGAGATCCTCGACGGCAAGCGTGACGTGTCGGTGCTGCTCAACGAGAAGGTGGGGGAGATCAAGGCCACCATCATCGAGCGCGACGGCAAGATCCTGATGGTGAAGGACTGCCCGATCCACGGCCACTTCGAGGACGTGATGGCCATGGACCCGGCCTTCTTCAAGCACCTCGAGGACTCGTACCCAGGCAGCGACATCCGGGCCCACAACGACGAGACGCTGCACAACCATGGCAGCAGCACGATCAAGTACGGTCGCGGCGCGGTGCTGACGATCGACCTGACCAACCGCTGCAACATGATGTGCGACCCGTGCTTCATGGACGCCAACCAGGTCGGCTTCGTCCACGAACTGAGCTGGGAAGACATCAAGACGTTGCTCGACAACGCGATCACCATCAAGCCGCGGCGTCAGATGTCGGTGCAGTTCTCCGGTGGTGAGCCGACGTTGTCGCCGTACTTCCTCGACGCCGTCCGCTACGCGAAGAAGGTCGGTTACAACTCGGTCCAGGCCGCCACCAATGGCATCGAGTTCGCCAAGAGCCCCGAGTTTGCCCGGGCGGCCGCCGAGGCCGGCCTGCGCTACGCGTACCTGCAGTTTGACGGTATCGGCAACGCCGCCAACTCGCATCGTCTCGTCGGCAACCTGTTCGACGTCAAGCTGCGCGCGATCGAGAACCTCTGGGCCAACGGCGTCGACATCGTCCCGGTGACGACGATCGTCAACGGCGTCAACAACGAGCAGGTCGGGCGAATCATCAAGTTCGCGCTCGACAACCCGCGCAAGATCAGCTTCCTCTCGTTCCAGCCGGTGTCGTTCACGGGCCGCGACGAGGAAGTGACCGACGAGCGCCGCGCGGCGCAGCGCTACACGCTGTCGCACCTGGCGCACGACGTGAAGAACCAGGTGCAGATCGGCGAGCCGACGCGCGACTGGTTCCCGATCTCGTTCATGGGGACGTTCACCGACTGGGCCGACCTCGTGAAGGGCCCGGCGCAGGACTGGGGCAACCTCGCGTGCGGCTGCCACCCCAATTGCGGCATCGGCATGGCCGTGATGGTGGACAAGGAGACGAAGGAAGCGGTCCCCGTGACCGCGTTCCTGCACGCCGGGCAGCTCGCGAAAGACCTGCAGCGCGTCAACGACGCGGCGCGCGGCAAGCGGTTCTCGATGTACGGGCTGGCGCTGGCGCTGGCGAAGAACTACGACCCGTTCAAGTCGCCGACGCACTTCAGGCTGATCGACCTGATCAAGAAGTTCGACAAGACCTTCGGGGCCACGGGCAAGAGCTACGGCCGCGTCGACCTGCAGCGCACCCTCGAGGACGTGGAGAAGCGCCGGCAGGATCGCTGGAACTTCCTCTTCATCGCCGGGATGTGGTTCCAGGACCTGTTCAACTACGACTTCCGCCGCACCGAGCGCTGCATCATTCCGTACGCGACGCAGCAGGGCGAGATCAGCTTCTGCGCGTACAACACGGGCATCGGCTGGCGGAACATCATCGAGAAGATGCACATGACGGCCACCCTCACCAAGTGGTACGAGGAGCACGGCCGTCACGAGATCTTCGCCGGTGGCAAGCAGGTCAACCTCGGTACCGCCCAGCACACGCTCGTGCTCGACGCCGATGCCGTGGCTGTCGGCCGCCAGACCGACCTCGACGACGCGGGGGTGGCCAAGAATGCGCGTGAGGAGAAGCTGCGCGCCCGTGACGAGCTCAAGAAGAAGGCCGAGAACGACCGCATGGCCGCCCTCTACCGTCAGCATGTGCTCAAGGAGGCCGCGCCGGAAGTTGCCTCGGGCCTGCAGATCCAGGGCCTGAAGAGGTCGGCACCCAAGCCGGAGCCGACGGTGAACTAG
- a CDS encoding HDOD domain-containing protein yields the protein MVAPDPRSSSPLTRERLLRQADALEPLPATATRLVSLLCQSEWMLRDVEEVVRLDLALTARVLRFANSAWTAHLPAVSTVRDALMRIGVGTALSLAIAEGVRPRLLRPLPAFDLQPGRLWQHAVASALATEIVTRRARTPIPPETVTASLLHDVGKVVLDEAMDEATLSALRTAWTSGALSRIEAERQVLGMDHGELGGYIVRHWGLPERLAVAISHHHTPSATQSTICDVVHLSNGIAKLAGFGPLIAEIDGPIEGDVLVRLSFSPADLHTFCSELTERMRTGQERFH from the coding sequence ATGGTGGCCCCAGACCCTCGCTCGTCCTCCCCTCTCACGCGTGAACGGCTGCTCCGGCAGGCCGACGCCCTCGAGCCGCTCCCAGCCACCGCCACGCGGCTGGTGTCGCTCCTCTGCCAGTCCGAGTGGATGCTTCGCGATGTCGAGGAAGTCGTGCGACTGGATCTGGCCCTGACGGCCCGTGTCCTGCGCTTTGCCAACTCCGCCTGGACGGCGCACCTGCCGGCGGTCAGCACGGTCCGTGATGCGCTGATGCGCATCGGCGTCGGCACGGCGCTGTCACTGGCCATCGCCGAGGGCGTGCGGCCCAGGCTGCTGCGGCCGCTGCCCGCCTTCGACCTCCAGCCTGGTCGACTCTGGCAGCACGCGGTGGCGAGTGCCCTGGCGACCGAGATCGTCACCAGGCGTGCCCGCACGCCGATTCCACCCGAGACCGTCACCGCTTCCCTGCTGCACGACGTCGGCAAGGTGGTCCTGGACGAAGCCATGGACGAGGCCACGCTGTCTGCCCTGCGCACGGCCTGGACGAGCGGCGCGCTGTCGCGCATCGAAGCCGAACGCCAGGTGCTCGGCATGGACCACGGCGAGCTCGGTGGCTACATCGTCCGCCACTGGGGCCTGCCCGAACGCCTTGCGGTGGCGATCTCGCACCACCACACCCCGTCGGCGACCCAGAGCACCATCTGCGATGTCGTCCATCTCTCGAACGGCATCGCCAAACTGGCCGGCTTCGGCCCACTCATCGCCGAGATCGACGGCCCGATCGAAGGGGACGTTCTCGTGCGCTTGTCGTTCTCGCCGGCCGACCTGCACACGTTCTGCTCGGAACTCACCGAGCGGATGCGCACAGGGCAGGAACGGTTCCACTGA
- a CDS encoding DUF481 domain-containing protein gives MSHTSRPLQAGLNAVLALKVSHEINYRNEPVPGFTRADTVAAAAIVASF, from the coding sequence GTGTCTCACACGTCGCGGCCCTTGCAGGCCGGCCTCAACGCGGTGCTCGCGCTGAAGGTGTCGCACGAGATCAATTACCGCAACGAACCGGTCCCCGGATTCACACGCGCCGACACGGTCGCCGCCGCCGCCATCGTCGCCAGTTTCTGA
- a CDS encoding peroxiredoxin: protein MSGPLAIGTNAPDFDAVTTQGPIRFHDWLGDSWGVLFSHPKDFTPVCTTELGAVAKLKDEFEKRNVKVLGLSVDPVDRHAAWSKDIAETQGAEPNFPMIGDPDLSVSKLYGMLPADAGETCEGRTAADNATVRNVYVIGPDKKVKLLLSYPMTAGRNFQEILRVIDSLQLTAKHRVATPADWTQGDEVIIVTAVSDDEAKTLYPNGWRAEKPYLRYVPQPKA, encoded by the coding sequence ATGTCCGGTCCCCTCGCCATTGGCACCAACGCCCCCGACTTCGACGCCGTCACCACCCAAGGCCCCATCCGCTTTCACGATTGGCTCGGCGATTCATGGGGCGTGCTGTTCTCGCACCCGAAGGACTTCACGCCGGTGTGCACCACCGAGCTCGGCGCCGTCGCCAAGCTGAAGGACGAGTTCGAGAAACGCAACGTCAAGGTGCTCGGCCTCAGCGTCGACCCGGTCGACCGCCACGCCGCCTGGAGCAAGGACATCGCCGAAACGCAGGGCGCCGAGCCGAACTTCCCGATGATCGGCGACCCCGACCTGTCGGTCTCGAAGCTGTATGGCATGCTCCCGGCCGACGCCGGCGAGACGTGCGAGGGCCGCACCGCGGCTGACAACGCGACGGTCCGGAACGTCTACGTGATCGGGCCCGACAAGAAGGTGAAGCTGCTGCTCTCGTACCCGATGACCGCGGGCCGCAACTTCCAGGAGATCCTGCGCGTCATCGATTCGCTGCAGCTCACTGCGAAGCACCGTGTGGCCACGCCAGCCGACTGGACGCAGGGCGACGAGGTGATCATTGTCACGGCCGTCTCCGACGACGAGGCGAAAACCCTGTACCCGAACGGCTGGCGCGCCGAGAAGCCGTACCTGCGTTACGTCCCACAGCCGAAGGCCTAG